From one Bacilli bacterium PM5-9 genomic stretch:
- a CDS encoding hypothetical protein (product_source=Hypo-rule applied; cath_funfam=2.30.29.30; pfam=PF07905,PF13556; superfamily=46689,75138), whose protein sequence is MLKLRDLLKNTMLSKMELVIENANLDTVVTNVGVVDYEFDISDNVEKDFNQSEFLISSMLVAKNDEEKFYEIIKKLIEMKTCSIAIKKVYYDKLPEKVYHLARQHNYPIFMYDDELTFEDVIYEVLYEIKKIERINYYQQVIDNLLSDFFTNQKAFELLNIDNEDHYIFALKVCEEFNISILKNANLKIFEYYDSYIIFATMSRGLEYYRSYFEDILKGYDYYIGISYLEIDLKIALKRSIDNLKLAKFLEQPIVTFNEINFLYVVIDNYQNEDYQKYMNTYLMDVFDDQQLLDTLINYVRYEGNIKKCAKEMYVHENTIRYRVNKAHELLERNSSELEFYKSLSLAITIYALTNSDFVI, encoded by the coding sequence TGCTAAAGTTAAGAGATTTATTAAAAAATACAATGTTAAGTAAAATGGAATTAGTTATTGAAAATGCTAATTTAGATACAGTTGTTACTAATGTTGGTGTAGTAGACTACGAGTTTGATATTAGTGATAATGTTGAAAAAGATTTTAATCAAAGTGAGTTTTTAATATCAAGTATGTTAGTTGCTAAAAATGATGAAGAAAAATTCTATGAGATTATAAAAAAATTAATAGAAATGAAAACTTGTTCAATTGCAATAAAAAAAGTATATTATGATAAATTACCAGAAAAAGTATACCATTTAGCAAGACAACATAATTATCCTATTTTTATGTATGATGATGAATTAACTTTTGAAGATGTTATATATGAAGTATTATATGAAATAAAAAAGATTGAAAGAATTAACTATTATCAACAAGTAATAGATAATCTTCTAAGTGATTTCTTTACTAACCAAAAAGCTTTTGAATTACTAAATATTGATAATGAAGACCATTATATTTTTGCCTTAAAAGTATGTGAAGAGTTTAATATATCTATATTAAAAAATGCTAACTTAAAAATATTTGAATATTATGATAGCTATATTATTTTCGCAACAATGTCACGAGGTTTAGAATATTATCGAAGTTACTTTGAAGATATTTTAAAAGGGTATGACTATTATATTGGTATAAGCTACTTAGAAATTGATTTGAAAATAGCATTAAAACGTAGTATTGATAACTTAAAACTTGCTAAATTTTTAGAACAGCCAATAGTAACTTTTAATGAAATAAATTTTCTATATGTTGTAATTGATAATTATCAAAATGAAGATTACCAAAAATACATGAATACTTACTTAATGGATGTTTTTGATGATCAACAATTATTAGATACATTAATAAATTATGTTAGATATGAAGGTAATATCAAAAAATGTGCTAAAGAAATGTATGTTCATGAAAATACAATCAGATATCGAGTAAATAAAGCACATGAATTATTAGAAAGAAACTCAAGTGAGTTAGAATTTTATAAAAGTTTATCACTTGCAATCACAATCTATGCTCTAACTAATAGTGATTTTGTAATTTAA
- a CDS encoding hypothetical protein (product_source=Hypo-rule applied) translates to MKKYINGLQKANLDDVLESVITAFPYSSLEGKSEKSESRVDYLLNLINRTIETK, encoded by the coding sequence ATGAAAAAATATATTAATGGATTGCAAAAAGCAAATCTTGATGATGTATTGGAATCAGTTATTACTGCTTTTCCGTATAGTTCGTTAGAAGGAAAAAGTGAAAAAAGTGAATCACGTGTTGATTACTTATTAAACTTAATTAATCGAACAATAGAAACAAAGTAA